CTTGATGGAATATGAatacagtaactgaaaggtttaaaaaatatatatattcaaagccaaattcaaaaacaaggTTGACTCTTATTGTCATGAGTTTTGCCCTGGGGGTAGGACTTGGTGGTTTACGCTTggtgggccagctgcaaagtcaaaatgggCTACATCGagaaattcatgaaaacaaaattGATCTTTTTAGTCGTAATATAAGGTTAGACATtacggttagcagtgtggttaaggtttacatttacatgtttagtcatttagcagacacttttatccagaacgacttacagTAGCGAGTGCATACATTCAAACCctcaaccctggcgttgcaagcgccatgaTTTTAAAccttgtggttagggttagggttatggttaggtttaaaCTAGGATTATATGACTTTgcggctgtgccagctagtgacaaCTCTGCAGAGCTTCCTTCAGTACGTGAGTCATCTCAGTAAATGCCAAACTGCATTTTTGTATTGTCTTGATCAGGTTCCTTACAATTAGGGCATGTTGCAATGCCCCTGACAGTCAACAGAGGGAAGCAGAGACACGCGGCTCTGTGGTTCTCGCTGTAGttttcttctctcgctctctctctctctctccctctctctctctctctctctctctctctctctctctccctctctctctctctctctctctctctctctctctctctctctctctctctctctctccctcacacaaacCACACAGTATCACAGATTTTCTATTAGCACTATTACCGATGCATGCTCGGGCATTCTCAGTCGTTCGCGACAACCAGTCATGACTTCTGTGTATTGGAGTCGTACACGTTGTGCTAGAGCCTCCTTTTTTTCCCCTCAGAAGGGAAGGATGAGTGAAGAGGAGCAGATTGAAAGGATGAGGAGACATCAGGAAAGGGTAGCCAGTCGGAGGAAACCGCCTATGTCCGGTCACACCAGCCAAACCCAGTATCAAAGTTCAGAACCGAAAGAAGAGGTTGGTTCTATGAGGATTAGTGTGTAATGGATTTATGTATGATCCAATATGTATGTGAACCTATGATCCAACATTGTATGGATATATACAGTGcgctgagtataccaaacattaaggaacatcttcctaatattgagttgtactcCCCCCCTTTTGtcctcaaaacagcctcaattcactctacaaggtgtcgaaagtgttccacagggatgctggcccatgttaactccaatacttcccacagttgtgtgaagttggctggatgtcctttgagtggtggaccattcttgacacacacaggaaaacTGTTAAgtgggaaaaacccagcagcgttgtagttcttgacacaaaccggtgtgcctggcacgtACTATCAGACATCCTAAGGCACTAccgttttgtcttgcccattctccCTCTGAATGGCGCATGTACACAGTCCATGTCTTTattgtctcaatgcttaaaatccttctttaacctgccccccccccttcatttacactgactgaggtggatttaacaagtgacatcaataagggatcattccAAGACGCTATATATCCAtagaattaaaataaaataaaatgatcaataatatgagatctgtgtgtaaaacatttacatttgacattttcgtTATTTTGCAAGACTCTCTTATCCGAAGCGACTTACAGTTGGTGCATTGATtttaaggtagctaggtgagacaaccacatacagtaccttcggaaagtattcacaccccttgacttttctttCACATTTTGTAATGTTACAGCCTAAATTGAATGTAGATGtgatgtcactggcctacactaACTCagaagtggaattgtgtttttagaaatgattttattttttataaaaaatgaaaagctaaaatgtcttgagtcaagaaGTATTCAACTCCCttgttatatttttatttatttatttatttcacctttatttaaccagataggctagttgagaacaagttctcatttacaactgcgacctggccaagataaagcatagcagtgtgaacagacaacaacacagagttacacatgaagtaaacaatgtggcaagcctaaataaattcaggagtaaaaatgtgcttaattaACAAGTCACATACGTTGCATGGACTGCATtatccctcagtcaagcagtgaatttcaaacatagcttcaaccacaaagaccagggagttttccattgcctcgcaaagaagggcacctattggtagatgggtaaaaaaaaaaaaaaagcagacatttgaTATCTCTTTGAGCACGGTgacgttattaattacactttggatggtgtatcaacacacccagtcactacaaatatacaggcgtccttcctaactcagttgccggagaggacgGAAACCCCTCTacgatttcaccatgaggccaatggtgactttaaaacagttacagagtttaattgctgtgataggagaactgaggatggatcaacaaaactgtaattacttcacaataccaacctaaatgactgagtgaaaagaaggatgcctgtacagaataatactactccaaaacatgcatcctgtttgcaataaggcactaatggaaaactgcaaaaaatgtggcaaagaaattagcTTTATTTCCTGAAtataaagcgttatgtttggggcaaatccaacacaacacatcactgagtaccactctccatattttcaagcatggtggtggctgcatcctgttatgggtatgcttgtcatcggcttGGACTagggatttttttgggggggggatttaaaaaaaaaaacagaatggcctcccgagtggcgcagcggtctaccaatttgacagagcttgaacaatattgtacaatcctggtatgcaaagcttttagagacttacctaaaaagagtcacagctgtaatcgctgccaaagatgattATAACACGTATTGActcatgtaaatgagatatttcattttcaatacaatttaaaacaattctaaaaacatgttttccctttgtcgttatggggtgttgtgtataGATTGGGGAGGGAAAAATTTATTCAATcaatgttgaattcaggctgtaacacaacaaaatgtggaataagtccaggtgtatgaatactttctgaaggcaccgtgtccaatatacagtatacaaacattccattccagctgtGTAgagttttgcaaaaaaaaaaaagttttaatctATGAATTAAAAAATCttagaacagtaatattttacacacatgAAGAAAAACTTGTGAATATTATTTGGAAATAAACTTCATATATGCATATATGCAGGCCTAACCATGTGAATGAGTAATTTTTTTGTTTTAGGCCCCCTTTCCTCTGAGGGTGACTAGAGTCCTCACAGCCGTCTTGCCGTCCTCTCTGGTTGCCCGACGCGTTTCTGTCGAGGACCCCCCTCCCGAGTTGGCCACTCCGCTGCCTGAGCAGATTCCTCCAGGAAGATTGACAGAGCAAAGCAAGCAAATACCCCAGAAAGCACCTAGAAGGCAGTTATTTGAGATGCCTGATAAAAATTCCAATTGGTCCCaggcagagatgagagagatgagccAGGAGCAGCCGCCGGCCAAACGGTTGGCTAGGGCTCTACAGGAGCTAGCTTCAGCGAGGCAAGAGCAGAACTCCTTTGGGCTCAATGCAACTAGGGCCCAGCAGAGCCACAATGTCACCACCAGATCCTCCAGAGAGGACCCCTGGAAAGAGGCGTCCAACACAGAGTCTGCTGTGGAGGCCCTGAGGCCCCAGCAGGGTCAAGACTCGGCCGTTGTGGGCAATGGGGGTGTGGCCTCTAATGGAGGCGAGGCATCTGATCCCAGGGTAAGAAAGGAGGATAGGGGTCATGACACTACAAGAGAAGTGTTGGGAGGATgtcagagggaggaagagaaggtgaGATGAGTACAGTTCATTTCATCTCATCTCTTATTTCAGTTATGAAACACGAGTCACATTCTAATAAAGGCTTTTTTACAAACTAATTAGCCAGTGATCGCCAAACAACTGTgacaccacaggaggctggtggcaccttaattggagaggacgagctcgtggtaatggctggagcagaatggtatcaaatacatcaaacacatggtttccatggtttccagaaGTTTGATGCCATcccattcgctccgttccgggtcgttattatgagccgtcctcccctcagcagcctcctgtgtgtGACATTAGGTCATCCCTAATGACAGTTTCACCTTTTACTATTGTACAGCTAAGCATGCCACAAAGCTCAAAGTCACAATTTGGAAAATGTCCTTCTGTTCAACTACAATTTCAAGTAATGATATACACCCATTGATTCCCAAAATAATATAACTTATGAATGCCACATGAAATACAGACAAAGTCTCAGGATTGTGGCTTTCATGTCACAGGTTGAGGGACACGCCACTCTCCTAACATCTGCCCCGGACCCTGACCTCACCCCTGAGCAGAGAGAGGCCAAACTGAGACGTGTGGAGAGGATCAGGGAGAGAGTCATCCGGAGGTGgggttcattgtgtgtgtgtgtgtgtgtgtgtgtgtgtgtgtgtgtgtgtgtgtgtgtgtgtgtgtgtgtgtgtgtgtgtgtgtgtgtgtgtgtgtgtgtgtgtgtgtgtgtgtgtgtgtgtgtgtgtgtgtgtgtttatgctggGTTATGATGAATCCCTTCTGTGACAGCTCAGTGTGTTTCACTATGTAGAGAGACACTTATTAGAAGGGATATCAATTACTctatatattatactgtacatagataGATTGCATTGGAGGCTGGTGGGGGGAGCCATGGGAGGACGGGGGTCATTGATGACTGGCTGGAATTGAATAAATGTAACGGTATTAAACACATGGAAGCCGCGcttgactctgttccatttactccattccagccattacagtgagccggtcctcctatagctcctcccaccagcctccactgatagatTGTGtatacctgtctctgtgttgctATACGTTCTTGTCATGTGTTTTCTTTATGAGTTTGCATGCATCTACGAATCTAGCTTTAATCTCAGGGGCTTTCCTTCTACCTCCTCTTTTTGTCCCtccctgtgcctctctctctctccctctgaatctcctcccctctctcacttaGTGCAGTCAGAGAGAGTGCCGTGGTGCCCGGACATCCACTGACcaggatggagagacaggagcTCCACAACACCCCTTCTACACAGAAGACCTATGACAAGGCCAGAAAGAGCCGGGAGATGCCAGGTAAGAGAAAGGGGGATAggtagtcagttgtacaactgaatgcattcagctgaaatgtgtcttccgcatttaacccaacccctctgaatcactcaTAATGCCTAGGTACAAACACTCATGCTGGCTTGATGTGATAAGAGTTATTTTGATAAATGTATGCAGAAAGTTTGCGCTTTCTGCTTTCGTTGCTCTCGGTAATTTAACAGTCTACGCTCTTCTACTGTCAGAGAATCACACCAATTCCAGAAATGTTTGTACTTTTCAGTTTCTGGGCCTTATGAGGATGTCTGCGGAGGCTGGTGTCATAGTGACGGGAGGGCTCTACGTAGTAACAGGACAGTAGAACCTCCGACCCCTGGAGAGAAACCTCTTTATGAAGATGAGGGGAAGGGGCACATTAAAGGTCATGAGGGTCATATTGGGAACAAAACACTGCACAAAGGTCACGGTGACAGAAAGGGTATCATGAAATGTAAAAAAGAAAAGGAACCATCCACTTCCTCCAATAAGATCTCCTCAATGACTGTATACCAAACTGATGGAGGCCTGCAATTCAAGAGGTGTGAAGACAAAGAACAGGAAGAAGACCAAAATGAACTCTCATCCTATCACGTTGAAAGCAGTTCTCTGTCCACCAATCTGAAAGCAGAATGGTTCCTCTCAACCAATCAGTGGCGAGAGTTCATACCTTTACGAGACCACGGAATAGAGCCATTGTGCCAAAAGGAAACCTTGAATGTggacaatgatccaacatctCATGATGCAGGAACGGATTCCAATGGTGACACATTTTCTGTAAGTGAAAGTTTAGAGAAAATGTTGGAAAATCATTCACTCTTCTATAAAATCACAAGTGACATCAATCTGTCAGACACGGACATTACAATGACTGATGGACAATCAGTATCCAATCAGGGAGAAGAGATTGAGGGGGCAACCAATGACATTTCAACAGCAGATGAAGTGACCTATAGGGTGGTAAGACTAACAGACCAACAAATCGAAGGTTGCCACCATTCAGAATCGTCCACACGTCATGGTATAGCCACAGACGATAGTGGAGACATCACTACAACCAATGAGCAGCAAGATTTAACATCTAAGGACCGGAACGCACCACTATCTGCTAATCAAACATCGTGCGTCTCATCCAAACCAGGACATGACCTATGCATCTATGAAGAGATATCGGACAATGACGCTTTGCCCAAAGCAACAGAGGAACCTGCTCAGGAGAGTCAAGGGGAAATCATACAAAGTCAGGAATGGAGGAGACCTAATCCCGAATCGTGGAATCATCCTGAATCAGAACAGGTCCCCTTTATGCATATGTGTGGAAGGGCAGAAACAGGACAAGAGAATTGTGGAACAGTAGATATGAAGGTGGAACAGGAGGGAACTGGAGAGTTGAAGGTGGCCAATAGCAGTGTAAGTGGAGAGAGAAACCACGCGGTCCAAAATAGACGGAGCCCATCCAAAACCAACTCGCTAGGCCTGTACGAGGAGGAAAGGGCAGATCGAAGTGCCTCATTTGGAAGAGGCAGAGTAACAGTACTGCGGACAAGTTTATAGAGGGACTACAAAAATGGAAGATGACAAGGAAGATGTAGTACAATAGAGACTGGAGTGAGCTAGATGGGGGGGGGTGAACGTGATAGAGAGAAAGTGTattgaggagaagagaagagagatatCTGGGAAAGGAGAATGATGATGATGTTTCCCAATGAAAACAGTTCAACATCTAAAGTTATTTTAAAGGTTATGTCCGGGAAAAGTGTGTGATCAGAAAATAAATCGATAATCAGGATATGCTACCAACAGAAAATGGAATTCACCACAAGACCTGCATGTGCGTATTTACTGTGATCATATGCCGTATGAATACAATGTAGGGTACAGTACTAGCAATAAACGCATGCACAGTACATGTCAAACGGCCGAGGTTACACAATTATTCCACCCGGTTTACATATCTAACACTGAGCAAATACACCCCTATGTATCACAGTTGGATGGTTGTTCATTGTTCACCAATAACACGTATTATTGTTCTCACTATATAACATGAATTGTGCTCGGGTTTTGTATCTCAAATGTCCTAATTAATAAACATATGTCCAGCATTACCATATGTTGCCCTAAGGCTGTGTTATTATAACATTACGAATATATATGACATATTTCCTCTCGTTTCATCAATAGCGCTTTCTTTCCTCAACACTGGTCCTTTAGACTGCTACTCCTCTGATTAACTCTTCTCTGACCAGGCCTAACGCAGAATGGAACTGGGTTTTTAATAACTGCCTTTGTCACTTTAAATCCTTGCTGTGTCTCAGTCGATGACATCATTGTCTGAGAACACATTACATCACCTCTTGCCTGGGCTTCCTCGCTCTTAAAGACAGCCCTGCCTTCTGTTTTCCCGACTCAACCCGGCTCATCTGTTTACCTGAGATATGCTATCAATGTCTTCATGAACCTATATATCAAACAATGtcttgtttgtttatttattttacaggAACGTGCAGTGAAATTGAACATAGgctagtatactgtatatacatggtATATGGTTCTACTCACACGTCAACATATCCATAAAACAACATGATAACTAAATGTACAAACTGCTCACTTGATGTAATAAACATATAATAGCATTCTTGTCATATTGAATTGTCTGTATTGGTTTTCTTACCATGGTCAGCACGGAATGGATAGTTTCACATACTTTTGTGTCGTGTATGTCTtcaagtttaaaaaaaacactTACTCCTGCATAATATTAGCAACATAAATACGTGTCATCTAATTTCATTGCTATGCAAAGAACTGGCCGGGTCAGATCAAGGCACAAACCACTATTTAGAAATGTACATTCTGCTACATATTCACTCGTGATTGGTGTCGTGAGTGAAAATACAAAATATCATGGCCTATGTTCAAAACTAAAAGTGTTGTTTGTACAAGTAGCGTGTAGCTTTTGATGTTTTTCACCGCGTCTCCTCATTCCTGCGGCCTAATTCTGATATGGTTACACCATCACAAAAAGGACTTATCTGGTGCAGTCAAATCGCGCACATTTGTGACACCAGAACATAGGTGATTATGTGTCTAAGAGTGGCTATAAACTATGTGCCAACTCGTCTAATGCACACCATGTTCACTTTCATTCGTTCCGTTCGTATCATATTGAGGATGTCACAAGTCTCCATTATGCATGGTGTGATCCATGTACGATGGCTTaagttttgtctgtctgtcaacatggcCTAGCTGTCTCTCATAGCCATTTACTGTAGACTATAATTAATCAGGTGTTTgtttggcctgtgtgtgtgtgtgtgtgtgtgtgtgtgcgtgtgcgcgcgcgcgcgcgtaAATCACAGAGAGATGCGGAGAATGCTGAGAGAATGTTTCTTTAAGACCCATTACCTTCCAATCCGACAGAGGGGGATGCTATGGTAAGGTGGTGTAGCGTTGCTCCCCGCTCCCTTATGCCGTttgtggaaaggagagagacggggggaacCATATATCCGGGTTTTTGAAAGAGGCAAAATCAGCGGAGATGGATCCGAAGAATATTTAACGTCAGATTTGAGCAATATGGATGTCGCGTGATGAATGTGGTAAGGATGGAACTTCCACCACTCCTCGCAACCCAATTTTTTATGGCATGAATTGAGAAAATATGCACGCGTTATTGTAACGGTCCAAATGAGTCCGTGAAAATGTGTGCGCGTTTGTGTGTAGCCGATAACCAGTTATGTTTATTGTATTGTCGGAAGGGAGGGGGAAAGCGTTTTGGAGGGagggaaataaataaaataaatgattcAATGCTCGGAATGTCAGGCATTGACAGGTGCGTTAGCAACACACACCGCGATTTATTTAGGGCGCGCGCGCTCGCTCCCTTTTGCGTTTGCATACAGTTAGGTGAGGtgatacccagagagagagagataaatataaTGTTGTCTACATTTAACAGCATATGTAGCCGTTATATGCATCATCTAGTTTATTATAAGCCTATAATAAACGAAAAATCGTAGCCTATATGCTACCTTTAGGAAGCAACCAATTCCAAGAATATTCTTATCACCATTCTTGTCTCTTGTTTGTCTCTGGACTAAATTGTATCCAAAATGTGTGACATGCAATTTTCGAACCCGTTCTGTGTATTTCTGTTGTCCATACACCGAGTAGCCTATATCCTATGCCATGATGAGAGTTAACCATCGAGATATCTTAATGCAAACTGCGGATGTTTTTATGAACATAGGCATGTCTCAAAATCATGGACAAATACAGGTAGTGCGTCGAGGCTATTCGTTTATGCGAATGTAGTAGTAGTTTTCTGGGGCTGTTTGTGTTTTATCAAATCGTCTTTTTTCTTCCATACATTCAGAAATGGAGGTATATCTATGTCCAAACGCGTCATTTTCAGCACTGAAACACCGTCGGGGATGCGATTAAAGGCATGTTTGATTGGTTTCCGTTTCTAGCTGCCAAAAATCAGTTATTGATTCCAATGATGCGTTTCGTGGTATGAGATGGATGGAAAGAGGCTGTGTTGTATTCGCTCTTGTGGATAATGTGACACAGGACAAACAACTGCCATATCAGTCATCATTAATGcgtaaaaatgtaaaatatatcattCTTCTGTGTGTGTAATTGCTGTGTATATAGACTAAAATGTATGTTGAACCGATCATGCCCCTCTTTCTTCCATTGTCGGCAATAGTGAAAGGCAGGAGCCACACTCCTCCCCGCCCCAATGTCTGGTGAACAGTGCTGTTTTTGCTGCCTtgctctttccttccttcctcatctcactctctctctcgatcatTTTATACTTCCCTTAACCCCCCCATTGGTATACACCTTATATTTTAGTAACCTAATGCGGTTCAAGATTGGGGCCTGCTCCTAATTGGCCATATAGAGAGCAACCATGAGATAACTCACTATTCTCAACTGGGAACAACCACAACCAGCAACGTGAGAGCTGTGGGTTGTTGACAGAGATTatgaggatgatgaggatgatgacaataataatgatgataaataGTATACAGAGATAATTTAGTAACTCTTTGATGATATTAGTCCACGTGACATATTAGTCAGTGTGTCAGTTGCATAAAAGACAATGGTGCTAGATGACCAACTAGCTTTCATAAGCCGAGAATGCCTAAAAGCAGTTGGCCCTATTTGTCCTTTTCTTGCTATAAAAAAATGATGGAAATATTATCACAAGCCCAACTGTCTTTGACTCTATATAATAACGTGAGCAGGTTTGTCGCCTTTGTATCCTTGTGTCAGCTATTTGTATTGCCATTAACATGTTTGAATAGCCTACCGCACAAATACAATGAAAGTCCTACTACATTATTATTGGGATGATGTTTTGCGGAGGAGCCTGGCTTGGGACATGTCTAGTACTGGTCCTGAAGTGCAGAGGCTAAAGGGCAAAGGGCAATATGCCTGGTtgtccagtctgtttgtgctttgAGCTTATGGCAGTGCTCTACATTGCTTATCAATGTGTCACCGTAAATATCCatctctatagtctgtctctctagtccCTTTTACAGGCAGTGCA
This DNA window, taken from Oncorhynchus nerka isolate Pitt River linkage group LG23, Oner_Uvic_2.0, whole genome shotgun sequence, encodes the following:
- the si:ch211-234p6.5 gene encoding uncharacterized protein si:ch211-234p6.5 isoform X4, which codes for MEVETASRQTRLVRMEDQDRMSHASSVVTISSFPVRSKDGDDRVQTFGKRCRAAKRDPNCPVVIRGWLNKKDSSGLKLWKRRWFVLSNYCLFYYKDSREESVLGSIPLPSYNILFCTPRECKNRKNTFKVVHQGMRSYFFSADTQEDMLGWVRALSQSACMEAESSINRRCSSYQDFTQIGGSSESVDLPHSPSLSGPRNAAHTNTSQRNPSQVARGIMGAPHSEPRGRRSVRRSPSPRTPSPTEFSSRRRDRTDEDSLPFHSGPNTPPKPTEFMGTGSLTPRGQLGSRPHTPVGRVDIRPQEDPPMTPQTLCYTPASPKMEFKSAPHTPGTDRWHTINRPTPVYSSLHHTPSGRRAFGKSYSTGGETDLLPPLPPSSRVPHAPHPPHHHHHHHHHHRSHMSVCLLPPPMSSKSELFKEKETPPPVRPLESETDAVLTRLCGCDKLLQSLSLELAHLQVDKDSVQCALEMTRLQLDEWRNQGLRGQEGALTQKALLQEELVTIRARMCDVSLEMDRVWSQYERMESELSVFRSHLQHVCNFGMPQEQSQAQRELWMMDDILSGLRVNRDNFRVLLGFQRHTVPTGVFQKSSSHPGTPGSPTERMPSGLPTGVESEPPARPPLPQELQDTNQGRDQGHVWMNPNYEGIYGGPGDPLDRRGNSQSDLHGDRTQRETSESQSSSRWSTPDITNKKGRMSEEEQIERMRRHQERVASRRKPPMSGHTSQTQYQSSEPKEEAPFPLRVTRVLTAVLPSSLVARRVSVEDPPPELATPLPEQIPPGRLTEQSKQIPQKAPRRQLFEMPDKNSNWSQAEMREMSQEQPPAKRLARALQELASARQEQNSFGLNATRAQQSHNVTTRSSREDPWKEASNTESAVEALRPQQGQDSAVVGNGGVASNGGEASDPRVEGHATLLTSAPDPDLTPEQREAKLRRVERIRERVIRSAVRESAVVPGHPLTRMERQELHNTPSTQKTYDKARKSREMPVSGPYEDVCGGWCHSDGRALRSNRTVEPPTPGEKPLYEDEGKGHIKGHEGHIGNKTLHKGHGDRKGIMKCKKEKEPSTSSNKISSMTVYQTDGGLQFKRCEDKEQEEDQNELSSYHVESSSLSTNLKAEWFLSTNQWREFIPLRDHGIEPLCQKETLNVDNDPTSHDAGTDSNGDTFSVSESLEKMLENHSLFYKITSDINLSDTDITMTDGQSVSNQGEEIEGATNDISTADEVTYRVVRLTDQQIEGCHHSESSTRHGIATDDSGDITTTNEQQDLTSKDRNAPLSANQTSCVSSKPGHDLCIYEEISDNDALPKATEEPAQESQGEIIQSQEWRRPNPESWNHPESEQVPFMHMCGRAETGQENCGTVDMKVEQEGTGELKVANSSVSGERNHAVQNRRSPSKTNSLGLYEEERADRSASFGRGRVTVLRTSL
- the si:ch211-234p6.5 gene encoding pleckstrin homology domain-containing family A member 6 isoform X5; translated protein: MEVETASRQTRLVRMEDQDRMSHASSVVTISSFPVRSKDGDDRVQTFGKRCRAAKRDPNCPVVIRGWLNKKDSSGLKLWKRRWFVLSNYCLFYYKDSREESVLGSIPLPSYNILFCTPRECKNRKNTFKVVHQGMRSYFFSADTQEDMLGWVRALSQSACMEAESSINRRCSSYQDFTQIGGSSESVDLPHSPSLSGPRNAAHTNTSQRNPSQVARGIMGAPHSEPRGRRSVRRSPSPRTPSPTEFSSRRRDRTDEDSLPFHSGPNTPPKPTEFMGTGSLTPRGQLGSRPHTPVGRVDIRPQEDPPMTPQTLCYTPASPKMEFKSAPHTPGTDRWHTINRPTPVYSSLHHTPSGRRAFGKSYSTGGETDLLPPLPPSSRVPHAPHPPHHHHHHHHHHRSHMSVCLLPPPMSSKSELFKEKETPPPVRPLESETDAVLTRLCGCDKLLQSLSLELAHLQVDKDSVQCALEMTRLQLDEWRNQGLRGQEGALTQKALLQEELVTIRARMCDVSLEMDRVWSQYERMESELSVFRSHLQHVCNFGMPQEQSQAQRELWMMDDILSGLRVNRDNFRVLLGFQRHTVPTGVFQKSSSHPGTPGSPTERMPSGLPTGVESEPPARPPLPQELQDTNQGRDQGHVWMNPNYEGIYGGPGDPLDRRGNSQSDLHGDRTQRETSESQSSSRWSTPDITNKAPFPLRVTRVLTAVLPSSLVARRVSVEDPPPELATPLPEQIPPGRLTEQSKQIPQKAPRRQLFEMPDKNSNWSQAEMREMSQEQPPAKRLARALQELASARQEQNSFGLNATRAQQSHNVTTRSSREDPWKEASNTESAVEALRPQQGQDSAVVGNGGVASNGGEASDPRVRKEDRGHDTTREVLGGCQREEEKVEGHATLLTSAPDPDLTPEQREAKLRRVERIRERVIRSAVRESAVVPGHPLTRMERQELHNTPSTQKTYDKARKSREMPVSGPYEDVCGGWCHSDGRALRSNRTVEPPTPGEKPLYEDEGKGHIKGHEGHIGNKTLHKGHGDRKGIMKCKKEKEPSTSSNKISSMTVYQTDGGLQFKRCEDKEQEEDQNELSSYHVESSSLSTNLKAEWFLSTNQWREFIPLRDHGIEPLCQKETLNVDNDPTSHDAGTDSNGDTFSVSESLEKMLENHSLFYKITSDINLSDTDITMTDGQSVSNQGEEIEGATNDISTADEVTYRVVRLTDQQIEGCHHSESSTRHGIATDDSGDITTTNEQQDLTSKDRNAPLSANQTSCVSSKPGHDLCIYEEISDNDALPKATEEPAQESQGEIIQSQEWRRPNPESWNHPESEQVPFMHMCGRAETGQENCGTVDMKVEQEGTGELKVANSSVSGERNHAVQNRRSPSKTNSLGLYEEERADRSASFGRGRVTVLRTSL
- the si:ch211-234p6.5 gene encoding pleckstrin homology domain-containing family A member 6 isoform X2, yielding MEVETASRQTRLVRMEDQDRMSHASSVVTISSFPVRSKDGDDRVQTFGKRCRAAKRDPNCPVVIRGWLNKKDSSGLKLWKRRWFVLSNYCLFYYKDSREESVLGSIPLPSYNILFCTPRECKNRKNTFKVVHQGMRSYFFSADTQEDMLGWVRALSQSACMEAESSINRRCSSYQDFTQIGGSSESVDLPHSPSLSGPRNAAHTNTSQRNPSQVARGIMGAPHSEPRGRRSVRRSPSPRTPSPTEFSSRRRDRTDEDSLPFHSGPNTPPKPTEFMGTGSLTPRGQLGSRPHTPVGRVDIRPQEDPPMTPQTLCYTPASPKMEFKSAPHTPGTDRWHTINRPTPVYSSLHHTPSGRRAFGKSYSTGGETDLLPPLPPSSRVPHAPHPPHHHHHHHHHHRSHMSVCLLPPPMSSKSELFKEKETPPPVRPLESETDAVLTRLCGCDKLLQSLSLELAHLQVDKDSVQCALEMTRLQLDEWRNQGLRGQEGALTQKALLQEELVTIRARMCDVSLEMDRVWSQYERMESELSVFRSHLQHVCNFGMPQEQSQAQRELWMMDDILSGLRVNRDNFRVLLGFQRHTVPTGVFQKSSSHPGTPGSPTERMPSGLPTGVESEPPARPPLPQELQDTNQGRDQGHVWMNPNYEGIYGGPGDPLDRRGNSQSDLHGDRTQRETSESQSSSRWSTPDITNKGRMSEEEQIERMRRHQERVASRRKPPMSGHTSQTQYQSSEPKEEAPFPLRVTRVLTAVLPSSLVARRVSVEDPPPELATPLPEQIPPGRLTEQSKQIPQKAPRRQLFEMPDKNSNWSQAEMREMSQEQPPAKRLARALQELASARQEQNSFGLNATRAQQSHNVTTRSSREDPWKEASNTESAVEALRPQQGQDSAVVGNGGVASNGGEASDPRVRKEDRGHDTTREVLGGCQREEEKVEGHATLLTSAPDPDLTPEQREAKLRRVERIRERVIRSAVRESAVVPGHPLTRMERQELHNTPSTQKTYDKARKSREMPVSGPYEDVCGGWCHSDGRALRSNRTVEPPTPGEKPLYEDEGKGHIKGHEGHIGNKTLHKGHGDRKGIMKCKKEKEPSTSSNKISSMTVYQTDGGLQFKRCEDKEQEEDQNELSSYHVESSSLSTNLKAEWFLSTNQWREFIPLRDHGIEPLCQKETLNVDNDPTSHDAGTDSNGDTFSVSESLEKMLENHSLFYKITSDINLSDTDITMTDGQSVSNQGEEIEGATNDISTADEVTYRVVRLTDQQIEGCHHSESSTRHGIATDDSGDITTTNEQQDLTSKDRNAPLSANQTSCVSSKPGHDLCIYEEISDNDALPKATEEPAQESQGEIIQSQEWRRPNPESWNHPESEQVPFMHMCGRAETGQENCGTVDMKVEQEGTGELKVANSSVSGERNHAVQNRRSPSKTNSLGLYEEERADRSASFGRGRVTVLRTSL